The following proteins are co-located in the Leptospira weilii genome:
- a CDS encoding suppressor of fused domain protein, which translates to MTHFTEPKVIYQEANPYGTFTAYLEDDGRTVYLYLQGEQNPEFGIKSVWVCNRVEAPDKRSAEDLSNGLAPLLLHSEVNEPKPQPAFEEKELYFIWTEEGDGVALFYKEVLVAFLPSWSGIKGFHGYSFHAKIEALTAYPLGNSDFGIIPDRVRASRSFWEARSKQGAWKEIQEKRLSFLESKFGKHDKYWSADGGKYPQLGIARFQSEKFPEILIYSTIGMSAQNMPTVELFHKNYEDYARIELILAVKIGLEGLERSESWVPHLIGELIRFPWNMAKWFGHGHTITMSRKDPEALYLNFTSVLFRDFESFSLLNVPDLSGFISENGKQVRFLTLLPVSEEEKEYAQKGGIQSFNRMWDEKGFSWYHNSERQTLI; encoded by the coding sequence ATGACTCATTTTACAGAACCTAAGGTAATTTATCAAGAAGCTAACCCGTACGGAACATTTACCGCGTATTTAGAGGATGACGGAAGAACCGTTTATCTTTATCTTCAAGGAGAACAGAATCCGGAATTCGGAATCAAATCCGTGTGGGTTTGTAATCGAGTGGAAGCTCCCGATAAAAGAAGTGCGGAAGATCTTTCGAATGGCTTAGCGCCTCTTCTTCTTCATTCTGAAGTAAACGAGCCGAAGCCTCAGCCCGCTTTCGAGGAAAAGGAACTTTATTTTATCTGGACGGAAGAAGGAGATGGGGTCGCTCTTTTTTACAAAGAAGTCTTGGTTGCGTTTCTTCCTTCTTGGTCGGGCATCAAAGGTTTCCATGGGTACTCGTTTCATGCGAAGATAGAAGCTCTTACGGCGTATCCTTTGGGCAACTCTGATTTTGGAATTATTCCCGATCGAGTGCGAGCGTCTCGAAGCTTTTGGGAAGCACGTTCCAAACAAGGAGCCTGGAAGGAAATTCAGGAGAAGCGGCTTTCATTTTTAGAATCCAAATTCGGCAAACATGATAAGTATTGGTCTGCGGACGGGGGAAAGTATCCGCAACTCGGAATTGCCCGTTTTCAATCGGAAAAGTTTCCCGAGATTCTAATCTATTCTACGATCGGAATGAGCGCGCAAAACATGCCTACGGTCGAACTCTTTCATAAAAATTATGAGGACTATGCAAGAATCGAGCTGATTCTCGCCGTTAAAATCGGTTTGGAAGGATTAGAAAGATCCGAATCTTGGGTTCCTCATTTAATCGGCGAATTGATTCGTTTTCCTTGGAATATGGCAAAGTGGTTCGGTCATGGGCATACAATTACTATGTCGAGAAAGGATCCTGAAGCTCTTTATTTGAATTTTACTTCCGTTCTCTTTCGAGATTTCGAAAGTTTTTCTTTATTGAATGTGCCAGATCTTTCGGGATTCATCTCTGAAAATGGAAAACAAGTTCGATTTTTAACCTTATTACCTGTATCTGAAGAAGAAAAAGAATACGCGCAAAAAGGCGGAATTCAATCTTTTAACCGAATGTGGGACGAAAAAGGATTTTCTTGGTATCATAACTCGGAAAGACAAACTCTTATATAA